The Verrucomicrobiia bacterium DNA window TTGAGGCATTAGCGCATGGGGCAGAGGTGGGTATTGAGCCTACGGACATCACCACCCTGCGGGCCATGGAGGCCTTGGCGGGTAAGCATGACGCACACTATATCCGGCTGGCCCCACGGGAGAAGCTTTCCGAGATGCACGAATACTGCAAAGCAGTGGAGGTGCCAGCTATTGCCGGTGGAATGCATATCAGTGCTAAAAAAAGCCG harbors:
- a CDS encoding class II fructose-bisphosphate aldolase produces the protein EALAHGAEVGIEPTDITTLRAMEALAGKHDAHYIRLAPREKLSEMHEYCKAVEVPAIAGGMHISAKKSRDLITAGCVGLTLSTELNEAFTAGIRTALRSRSECDPSRYLGYGATAVRELVKAHYAYFHTS